The Caldalkalibacillus thermarum region GGCCAGGTATTTCTGGCCTTTTAAGGTCAAAATCATACGGATCGTAAAGAAAGAGACATAAATGACATTGATCAGCAAAATGATCAGCACCATCACCATGGCTGAATCCTCCATGACCAAAAACTCTATGTAGGATACTGCTTTTCAGTGATTCTGTCAATCGGTTAAAACTGGTACGGAGTATCAGCCAAGCTCATCTTCCCCATTCTCATCCTCCACATCAAACAAACCGTCATGTTCAACCTGCTGACCGTTTACGCCCAGCATCCGTCTTATTCGTGCTGAAGAGGTGATCAGCCAGTGGTGAAACAGTTCCTTTTGCTCCTGGGGAGTTAGAAAATAGGCATCTCCCACAAGCTCCCGGGCCCGCTGGGTGGCCTGATGCAACGTAATCGCTGCCGCTACGGAAATATTCAAACTTTGCACAAAGCCATACATGGGAATGATAAAGTTGCCGTCAGCCATTTCCAGGGCTTCCTCCGTCACACCATCATGCTCGTTGCCAAACAAAAATACGGTGGGTTGGCTTAAATCCACTTCAGCCAGGGGAACGGCATCAGCACCCAAATGGCTGGCCAATACCTGGTAACCTCTCTCCTGCGCCGTTTTGATCGCTGCTTCAATGGTGGGTTGCCGCTCAATGGTTAACCACTTGTGCGCACTCTGAGTCACTTTCCGGTTGGGACTAAACGGTGCACGGCCCACCACAATGGAAACGTTTTGCACGCCAAAGGCATCGGCGGAACGGAGCACAGCTGCCTGATTATGCCCGTCGTCCACGGCTTCCAACAGCACAGCAATGTGGCGGGTGCGCTGCTTTAAAACCTCATACATCCGCTTCAGCCGCTCAGGCCTTAACGTTTTCCATACCAGATCATCTTTTTCGGTTAAAAATCCTTCACTGATCAGTTGCTTGACGATGTCCCCTTGCTGATATTCTCCCATACCATCGCCTCCTGTACGGTCATGCTAGATATTCTCGATCTGCCAGTCGATTTCTTCAACCCC contains the following coding sequences:
- a CDS encoding TrmH family RNA methyltransferase, with protein sequence MGEYQQGDIVKQLISEGFLTEKDDLVWKTLRPERLKRMYEVLKQRTRHIAVLLEAVDDGHNQAAVLRSADAFGVQNVSIVVGRAPFSPNRKVTQSAHKWLTIERQPTIEAAIKTAQERGYQVLASHLGADAVPLAEVDLSQPTVFLFGNEHDGVTEEALEMADGNFIIPMYGFVQSLNISVAAAITLHQATQRARELVGDAYFLTPQEQKELFHHWLITSSARIRRMLGVNGQQVEHDGLFDVEDENGEDELG